atatctcatatatctcatatctcatatatatatctcatatatatatatatatctctatatatatatatatatatatagagatatatctctatatatatatctctatatatatctctatatatatatatctctctctatatatctatatctctatatctctctctctctctctctctatatatatatctctatatatctctctatatatatatatatatatatatatatatctctctctctatatctctctctatatatctctctatatatctatatatatatatatatatatatatatatatatatatatatatatatatatatatatctatatatctctatatctatatctatatatctctctctatatatctatatctatatctatatatctctctatctatctatctatatatatatatatatatatagataaatatatataaaaagatgacGCATTCGCTTGCTTGTCAAAACAAAGTTTacctgtatgtacagtacaggccaaaagtttggacacacctcctcattcaatgtgttttctttaattttcatgaccatttccagcactccatcactctccttcttggtcaaatagcccttacacagcctggaggtgtgtttggggtcattgtcctgttgaaaaataaatgatcgtccaactaacctgacttctgcacaacacaactgctggtcccaaccccattgataaagcaagaaattccactaaagaaccctgataaggcacacctgtgaagtgaaaaccatttcaggtgactacctgttgaagctcatcgagagaatgccaagagtgtgcaaagcagtaatcagagcaaagggtggctattttgaagaaactagaatataaaaaacatgttttcagttatttcaccttttttgttaagtacataactccacgtgttcattcatagttttgatgccttcagtgagaatttACCAAtgaaaatggtcatgaaaataataaaaacccattgaatgaggaggtgtgtccaaacctttggcctgtactgtatgtatgtatgtatgttccagcatcacgtcctaacagctggagcgattttcatgaaacttggtacacgtttctcacTGGTCGACTAAGAACAacgtagggtgaaatcagccctaacccactcttctgggtagggtggggggtgatcttgctgtcttgtatgcatgttatcatctagATGACACTAGGAACGATCACctgagggcaaactggaggtgactgccagcattcttaatgtttgagcgccaccgcacgcccctgttgcttttcaaattaaataagagTTCTACGCATGcaagtgtgtgtttctgtctggcccagaagtgagacgtagagtcagGGTGATGGCTCCAACTCTGAGGatatgcaagcgaggccagcacaccagcaaaaggaaacctcccaAGAATGACAGTCGCTtaactgctaatgcacaaacaatgccagcacatcagcaacacgaatcctcatagcagagagatgcccagagtagctcTGATAATTTCAATACCTTCTACaaagttagtatatagcaggcaactgccagcattcttgATGTTTAAGCACcaccacgcccctgttgcttttcaaattaaacagaGTTGGCCGGTTGCAAGCGTCaattggatgataacatacatacaagatcacaagacaaggacattagtgagtctttattgtttgttaatttatttttatttttaaagttgtgtttaaatttttttctcaaacaataaaaaaaaaaacactttattttcctcccggacaacgctgggtatttcagctagtaagcTTATAAATTATAGTCAAAACCAATTCATATGTTAAATAATATCTTGTTTTGTTTCATGAACAGATACAGGATGCAGTTATGTAGCTTTCTACCTGGCATTTTCCACAGCACTGGAGGAAGCAACCAGCTTCTCTTCTAGGACGCTCACTTTCCTCCGAAGTTCAGTTTCACGGTCTTCAGCTGCCACTGCTTCTCGTGTATAGGATTCCTCCATTTCAATAAGATGGCTGCGCAGACGCTCAAGCTCTTGTGCGAGCCGTTGCTCCTTATCCCTCAAGTACTGTAACTGCATTCAAGAATGTTTTTCATGACAGAACATCTAAAGCAACATCACTGTAATCCAAAACACTAGGAATAAAGTTACAGACAAGAATAATGGAAtaccttttaacaaaaaaaaaatttacttactCCACGTGGTTTGTACTACAGGccaataaaaattttaatctcatgtgttttttttttattatccctGTTCTCAATTAAAAGTTTGATAGAATGGACATCTTCTATGTGgatgaaaatattttatcatttgtaaatgAATTATGCTTAAATTTCTTCTGTGCCATTCTTACACGGACCTTGACATATAGTCTGAATTTCTGAACAAACTGAAATACTAAATTAACATTTCTGAAATTACTTAACTTGTTTAAGGTTTAACGATCAGTCTTTGTTTAACCAGTCTTTTTTGATGTGGTTAAGGTTTAAGAAACGATTGTTTTTCAATTTGACCATAGGTTTGACCAATCAATTGGTACATTTcatttgtatattatttactgtatttaccgGTGGTGTTAAAGTTTACTCACAGGTATGGCATGTCTAATAGACAATAGATATAAAATAGACAATAACCAAGAAAGAGAGTCTTTCTTTTCAACCCAAGAATGACATAAGTCTGCTGCGAGTCTACCTTGTCTGCTGAATTCCCCAACTTTTCCCAttcaagtttttttctttaacttaacATACCATTCTTGCCGATATTTCCATGTCTGCCTGCACAAACTTTCATCTTTGTCCCGGGTCTGGGAGATTTCTCACAGTGAATTTGTGTACACTTGGCCATCTCTGTGTGTTTTTAATGCTTGATTGTATAGGTGTGGGTAGTGACATAACACTTCACACAACTATTCCTCAAATGAGCTCATGTTTTCTTGTTTATCTCAcgcacaatacacacacacacacacacacagacagtgcgGTAACAAAATCCTGGAGGCATGTGGTTGTCGACGTGGGGGTCCACACGCCCTCACAAATTGAGTCACGTGCACCCTAGCGACAACATGGGCATGTTaaatataaatgagactttgtgtGGAGCCTGCTGTCTTCAGTTAAAAATGTGGCAATACGAGGCAGATtctatttaagaaagaaaaagccTGTTTTTTCATACAGAACAAAAGACTGTCCATTTCACCGATGACAACAGAAACTGTGCAATCAAAAACACATGTACGCTATTCTTGGAGGTGATGTGCAAAAATGCAATGGCAACCTCAAAATACTGCAATGATGTATAGATGATGCATGGAATTTTACTGATAAATAGCACAAAGATAAGCGAGCCACGTTACAGAACATTTTTAATACAATCCAATTATATGTGCCTAGTGAAATTCATTCTGAAGACCTAGTATACTTAATATGCTGTTTGGCAGACTTTGCTTTAGTTTGTTATGTATAATTGgagaagttaaaaataaattgttttaaaattgtcattgtaaatttgaaaaatatgatCAAAGATATTACATCAGTTTATTCTTACATGTATTTTTACCATTTCTCCATATTGTTTAAAGTCTTAAATATAATAGTAGAAAACGGGGGGGGGGGGAAAGCAAATTAGATACAATTTCAAAAGTACCTCGTTCTGGACAGCACTTGCTTCCATCTGCTTCTGCTTTAGAGCTAACATTACTTGGTCTCTCTCTTGCTGGAACAGTGCTGCCTTTTCCTGCATTGACTTCACTTCATTCAACAGCTGGTTCAACTCACCAGACTTGCCCTGCAAAGACACAATTTCCACAATCCAGGGTTAAAATTGCATTGCAATGACCATGCTTttataaattcaaataaatgGACTAATCATACCTGACCCTTTCAAAAACTGAGAACACAAGTAttacatttaaagtatatttaaacCTGAATGAAATGCAGAAAGGTTTCTATCATAGACCTACTGGGAGAGCCGTGCCAGTACACTTAGGACTAAAAAGAAGAAGATCTGTTACAAGTTGCCAGAGAAGGAAATAAACATTCAGACCCTTTATATAGTTCATGTCTGCTTtagaaattactagaatagaattaaacaaagcagacattgaTGTAGCTACTCtgagaaattaaaaattatttcttccTTTTCTAATTAACATTCTTTAAGGAATTACATCCTGGGAGGACTCTGACAGGATTTACCTTTGAATGTACTGAACTTCATTCTagctaaattaacaaaaactatgaagcatatattttatgtaaatattgtcttcatttctgaatttctgtgattAATACAAATGATATGGTTTTTAGTAattcctatccaacctgatggagcttgagaagtgctgcaaagaggaatggaagaaactgaccaaggataggtgtgccaagcttggcatcatattcaaaaagacttgaggctgtaattgctgccaaaggtgcatcgacaaagtattgagcaaaggctgtgaatacctatgtacatgggatttctcaatttttttatttttaataaatttgcaaaaatctcaagtgaactttttttacattgtcattatggggtattgtgtgtagaattctgaggaaaaaaatgaatttaatccattttggaataaggctgtaacataacaaaatgtagaaaaagtgatgcgctgtgaatactttctggatgcactgtagctaACTTCCATTGTTGCAGAAAAGCTACAAGTTGTTAACCCATTACTTATTCACCTGAAGTAGACCTTTTCACGTAACtctgaaaattatattatttttaagttttggtaacattcagttttttttaacctctggcagtttatcaCTTACCTTTGTACCCTTTCAGGTTATTCACTGGACTTGAGCtacttaaattataataaaaactaGAAAATTGATAAAAAGGCACAAACAAGAACATAAACTGACCTGCTCCCGTTCCTTCAATAGCCTCTCCAGGGCAGATGCCTTCTCTCTCATTGAGTTGGACTCAAACTCCTTCTCTCGCAGAAGCATTGAAAACTGCATGTTGGTCTCTTGTAAGGCACGGAATTCGGTCTCCTTCTCTCTAGACTTTgacattatttgttcattttcttccttGACAGCACGAAGATCCATTTCTAAGATCAAAGTCCTCTCTTTCAGGTTGGTTACTGCTTGTTTTAATACTTCATTGTCATTCTCTTTGTTTCTCAGGCTTTCACTTACAGAATTTAGTTGGTCACCTTTTGATTTAATCAGAAGGTCCTTTTCCCGGAGCGATTTCTGAAGTCCATCCAACCTTTCCTTGGTTTGCTTCCTCTCAGCAGCTGCCTCCTCTTgtcctttcctttcattttcactgCTTGAGGCAAAAGAATTAGAAAGTCTGTGGTTGTTCTCCTGAAGAGTTCGTAttactgtttccttttcttccagCATGTTTTTAAAGATGGCTACCTCTTCATGCAGTTTCTTAAGCTGTTCATCTAGGCTTAGAGGCACTGCACTATGCAAGACGGTGCTAGTCTGTGAAGATATTTCTTTTGGTTCGACTGACACCAAGTCTAGCTTTCCCAACAGAACATCCTTTGTGTTGCTAAGCTGGCTAATACTCTGTTGAACCTGAGCTAACTCTTGACTTAGGCTTCCCAGTTTCCTTTCTTTCTGCTCATAACTCTGGATCAATCTATTGTAATCAACGTAGAGTTTACCATTGGAATCACTGTCTGCAGTGACCTGGGTTTGTAGTTTTAGCAGCTCCTCCTGAAGCTGTGCTGACTCATGCTGCATGTTTTTCACAGTGGTGATTACTTGTTGCTTCCATTCCTCCATTTTCTTCATCTGTTGCTTTAGATTATCCCGCTCTTGAAGAAGCTCTTCAAACTGATTACTGCTTACACCGCTGGATTCACTACCTGGCCCAGAACTAGATGACTGCAGGACAGTAAGCAATGTTTGGCTTTTCTGTGTCAGAGCATCTATCTCAATATCTTTTTCTCTTATAATCCTAGAAAGGTTTTGAATGGTCTCTCTTACCATGTCTTCACTCCCAACGTCACGCAGCTCCGACATCTTTTGATTTTCTGCATGGAGCTTTAGAAGAGCAGCTTCCTTTGCTGCTACAATGTCCATAAGTCGATGATATTCAGACTTCAGCTGGCTATTCTCTCTTGTCTTCTCATTGAGGACAGCTAAAACCTGCTCTCTTTCTAATGCATAAGCTTGCAACTGCTGctgcaaataaataacatcttgcATAAAGTTCCCTGAAGTGACCCGTGCATGAAGTGCTTGTATCTCTAAAtccttctgttgaataatttgagAAAGTTTACTGACTTCAGTTCTGGAGTCTACTAGCTGGTCCAACTGTTTGCGAAGTGTCAAGTTCTTCTCATTGAGTAAATTTATTTCCGTTTCTTTCTCCTTTATTCCTTTCACCAAGCGATCAATTTCGGCCTTTGATAAGTCCTGTTTCTCATCTCCATTCTCTTGATTTATCGAGTGACATTTGTCTTCTTGAAGGATAACAGGAGAGTCAGTGTGGATTACCTGCACATCTCTCTGAAACTGTTTCTTGATTTCATCTATAGTTTCCTGAAGGCTAATGATCGTTTTGTCTTTATCAAACACAACTTTTTTGTACATTGATGTTACATGCTCACGCTGTGTCTTTGACTCATCCATGTCCTTTTCTTGCTCTTGAATTGTATTCTGAAGCTGTGCTATGTTGGCTTTTTGCTCTTCTATTGTGTTTTTCATCAAGGACATTTCCTCTTGAGAAGTACTGTCTTTTGCCTTTAAATGAGAGATCTCAGTTTCTAGCTCTGTAATAATGTCAAGAGTTTTTGGTTCAGCCACAGAATGGTGTCTGCCTTGATGATCTTTCATTCTGTCAATTTCTTCTTTGAGAtggctatttttttcttttatggtgCTAAGCTGTCTTTCTTTGTCTTCAAGCTGATGTTTTAGCAGCTCCAAATCTTTAACTGTATCACTATTCTTTTCTAGTTCTTTCTGTAATTCATTAGCTCTTTCTTTCATGGTTTCCATTAACATGTCCTTTTCTTTTATAAGTTCAGTCAGCTGCTTCTGTCCACATACACTGCTTGCTAACATCTCCTTTGTTTCTTGGTGGTCAGCTTCTATAGAATCAATTTTGGATTTCAGCTCAGTAATCTCAAATTCCTTTTCCTGTTTTAACTTTAGAAGACGCTCGTGCTCTGCTTGTAAGGCTGTAGCATCCAAGTTTCTTGCAAGAGTAATCTCCTCAATGGTTTGCTGATAACATTTCGACTGCTCAGCTAACCGCTTTTCAGCACTGCTCAACTCTTCTtccagctgttttttttccagttttaaggCTTCTAGTTTAGTGTTAGTCTCCAACAAAGTTTTCGTTACACTATCCTCATTCCTTTCCAATTCTTCTCTTAACTTTCTAGTTAGCATTTTCAACTCATAATTTTCAGCCAAGGCTTTCTCCTGACTGTTTCTGCTTTCCAGTGCTTCTTGCTTAAGTTTGGCCATTTCTAATTCACTTTGGTTCTGCTGCAAAACAGAGGTACTCTCATTGGTCTTTAATAAGGTATGCTTAGCTTCGGAAAGTTGTTGCGTTGTTGTTTGCAACTGCTTCTTTAATTCAGTATTTTCTTTCCTGATGTCAGCATTGCTGTCCtgagcctttgtcaatttttcttTAATGTCCTGTATGGTTTGCTGAAGCTGTTGCTTGGTCATGTGCATATCATTTAAGGCATAGGCACTTTGGCTCAGCTTCTCCTTTTGCAACTCCAGCTCTGACTCAAGTCTTGTCACCTCAGACTTCGATCTTCCCAGTTCTAATCTTAAAACTTCAACGGCAGTATCTGAATCTTGTTTCTGCTGGGCCAATTGTTCCTTCAGGTAAATAAGATGctgtacaaaaaaacaaagagatgCAGAGATCAGCAGCATAACCTGGCCTACTAGTCAATATTTCTATAAAAACAACTGTAGATTGCATGGTGTTTCAATATTAATGCTTTTTCAAAGTAGGCTAATTTTAGTGCATGGTTGGTAGAGACCCAAGACTACCCCGACAGCAAAAGTCATAACGCAGAAACATGAAAAAGGAGCCAGTTCACCACAATGCACACTCTCTCATACAGGGATAATTTAGAGTTAGTAACATGAAGGTTTGAAgggttttgagaaaaaaaaaatcctaacagACGGACAGAAACTGCAACGCCACAGAAAGTGCCCAGATGAGCATCTGAAACCAGGAAACCACAGATCTAGACAGCAATGCCAATGCTACCCTAAAATGTTTACTTACATTCGACATACTAGACTTTTACAGATGTTGCAAATTAATGATAAATAATACCAGAACACGCTTGTTTCCTTAAATATGCACATCCCATTAAATTAATACTTATTTGGCAGAAATGTCATACATGTCTTTTTCCTATTAAGTGTCTACAGGCCTTACAAATTCACCTTTTGCCTGCTGTACTCTGCAAAAAAGTTTCTAAACATGAATGGGGCTATTGGCAGACACCAGTTTTCAACTCCTGCCACAATATAAATTAAGTTGAAAACCAAGCTATaatctttttttctgaattacCATTTTTAAACCACCTGAGAGTGGCTTTAGATGTGTGTCTTGGATCGTTAACATGTTTGAAGCTGAGCTTTCTCCATAGTACCAGCTCTGTTGCAGAAAGCAACAGGTTTTCTTTCAGATTCCactccatttttatattttgtttcatcCACCAACTCTTCAATCTTTGACTGACACCTTGCTATATAGGTTTCCAGCTATaccatatttatacattttctttataatttgcttCCCTGTGTTTTAGGGCATTTTATTGATGTGAGAACTCGCTTATACTTCTACTTACTAGTGCTTTTCAGTGGAGAACAAAATATTTCCGATCAGCCCCTGGATTGACTATGACAATTACCTAGGGATATCAAACTCGAGTCTTAGAGGGACACAGTGGCTGAGGTCCTAGCAAccagtgctgctggaacaggGGCCAGCTTACCATGATCCTAAACTAGATAAATGGGCTGCAAAATGGATGGAGCTGTGTGGGCTTTGTCTCACTGACCGCTTCTCTTTACAGATTTAGTTGGCAATTCTCAAATTCATGGAAAAAAATACTGTCACTATaaggattttttattttactactatTATTGTATTAATCAGGGCCTATGAAAAATGTTCCGGTGAAATACCCCTAAGATTATAAACTTTATGAGAGCTAAATCTGAAGTAAACTAGCTGTCAAGAATCAAAGAATCAGTTAGTGATGTTCAATTAACCTGTTTCTAATACATAAAATTTATGATATCTGGGATGGATGGCATAATTCTGGAAGAAATTGAAGCATACCATTTCATTTGGCCTTTTGGCCTGTGTCCAAAAATACTGAATTAACTCCCTGATTTGTTCTAAACAAAAACAGCATGTGCACGATATGCAAGGAACAAGTGCTAGAATCCTTTGAAAACCTTTGTCCATTAccctttccagtttctttaattgTTCAGTCTAAGAATCCCTAATTGATTAGGGAACTACTTTAAGGTACCTGAGTTGCCTCTTGGTTTTGCTTATCCAAAACTTCAACTTCTGCTATTAGTGTTTCCTTTTCAAGAGTGCAGCAGCTCAATGCTGTCAAAGTTTCTTGTAGTTTTTGCTCTTTTATTTCCAAGAACGCTTCTGTCTGCTCTTCATTGTTAGCTTCAGTACTGCTGGTAGGTTGATGCTTTAGCGTTTCAAGTTGTTCAACAAAGCACaactaaaaataagaataagGCAAAGTAACTGAccctgaaaatataaaaatagaatctCTAGTGTTATGTTAAATGGCAAATATGTTTTATGACACTAAACTAACTCTTAACTGACCTTTTCATCTTCTAGCTGTTTGACTTCTTTCTTCAACATTTCtatcatttctttcatttctgagtcatctaatgtgacagaAGCCTGTGAAACAACAGCCATTAACGGACTGCAGATAGTAACTTAAACTGATGCAGAGTTCAGGATGCAATATCCTACTCCATACACTTATCAACTTGTATTCAAGCACAAAATGCTTATCTCACATTTGATAAACTTACCTGAGGTGACGACTTCAAacttgcaatttcattttctaactctgcaaatatacaaaaaatatttaaatgttgcaGAAGCAGTGATCAGCTTGTTAACAGGCATTTTAAAAGTATGGTTACTATTTTACTGTTTAAACATTATGCACAGCATTAGATACGTCATCTGAATTAATAACTTAAAactaaaaagttttaaaacacaatttggttTTACATACCAAAAAAGACCGCACATCAATACTTCAATTAATCGTCCGAAAAACAGTATTACAGTTTTGTATTCTTGCTCTTGTAACTCCACTGAGCAGCATATATGGATGGGTACTCATTTAAAAAGGTTTCAACATTCTGGGCATGAATTTAATTTTCGTGCCCCAACTCCCCACTGTGACAACAAACAGGGAAGTTTTATTGGCTTGGATGAGGAGATTTCAGCATATGGCGATTCAGTGTGATGCTTGCACAAACATCACCTGAATTTAAGTCAACACATGTAAACTGTATCTGGTATCTCATCAAAAATGTACACTTTTTTAGTTTAGTAAATTCAGCAAATAGTCATTACACATAAAAATGTGCAGATATATGCAATGTTTAAGTTTGTTTGTTGCTGAGGTCTTGTTAAACTCTTTCCACTTATAATAGAGacgcataaacatttgtataaaaCTGTGTCCGTACGTTTTGCCACACCAACTACCTTTTACCACCTTTTGCAGAGAAATAGGTGCCAAGCCATGGCACAGCTCTGCAAAGtgaccaaaaatgtaaaataagtaaGCTATGTGCTGCACTGTCTAACTTCATCTGGTGGTGGGACGAGAAAACAGCTAGAAAGCCCAGGAGGGCAGCCTACAtttgaaacaaagtaaaaatctGCTCTTTCTATTTTGAAATTGTGCATTACTGACAGAAGAAGGTATTCAATTAAAATTTCTGAACCCACACAGTGGTGTCCAGACTACTTGTAATGTACATTTCAGTTTTGAATATTcacattgtaaaatacatccagTCATGTTCAATATTCACATATAAATGCAGCTGCACTAGAATATCCAGTCATTGATACAAAAATTGTGAACTAGTCCAAGAGTGGTAGAGGGATAAATACTGTCATAGCCACTGCATACATTCTTGTACAGGTAATATTCTATAACTAAAGCATGTAACTGTTATTCAAAATAGAAAGTGATGTTTACCTGCCAATGCCTTTTTCAGCACATTGTTTTCATTCTCCAAGAGTGACCTTTGCATGCTTTTTTCTTCTTGGTCCTTCACACGAACCTGGAGCTCATCCACACAATTTTGTAGACGCTCATAATTTTGTATCAGTTGGCAGTTTTCAGCTTGAGACTGCCTCAAATCCTCGGACACGGCTAATCGTTGCTGCTCAGCTGATTCTTGAAGTCTGTTCATTTCAGCAATTCTTTTCTTCAGCTCTTCATTGGTCTGCCTCAGCGAAACTAATTCAGCCTCAACAGCTATAGGAGAATGCTGCTCATCAATGGTCTTCAAATTttcaggatttcctccacttGTTGCTCCTGGAAAGTAGAAATAAGCACAAAGTTAACTTACCACAAAATCATTTGATTATGCATTGCCTTGCTCTTGAAAATCCTCAAAAATGTCCTATAATAGCAATTTTGCTGTGTGGTATTTTTCACAGTTATAAGGATGAATTGATAGACATATCTTTATAGCGAATAGCTCCTAATTTTTTTTCCACTAACACAAAAACCCTAGCCACCATATTGTTCAGTTAACCTGCTTAGCACAATATAGTGCCCGGAGCTAGATGTGATTAGAAAGATTATTACAAAATGTGCACAACAACTAAAAGAGTAGACAAACATAGACTACAATTATTTTGTGCTACCACAGCAATGATAATTATAATACAGTGTGCCATCTTGGGTAGATG
The nucleotide sequence above comes from Polypterus senegalus isolate Bchr_013 chromosome 18, ASM1683550v1, whole genome shotgun sequence. Encoded proteins:
- the trip11 gene encoding thyroid receptor-interacting protein 11 isoform X1 is translated as MTSWLGGIGSGLGQSLGQVSGSLSSFTGHISSFTKDMLLEGTEEVPAELNTSNTRFKDLESVYMSQKSEYERLKAIHSELEEKHEAAELQIKQLSSEYRGQLQQKEVEISHLKARQNTLQEQLHKLQASAQSSQTDAPVLPLTSTSTGFLSSEQYNRGFQGDEMDFGDMIWSQQEINRLSNEVVRLEAEVVRWKQLYQTSKYQGSENVDQEEKQSLQRTIKELKEELSREIDEHQHELSVLQDAHRHKLAEVMHRHREELAEYEERIEELEEQIQSGATSGGNPENLKTIDEQHSPIAVEAELVSLRQTNEELKKRIAEMNRLQESAEQQRLAVSEDLRQSQAENCQLIQNYERLQNCVDELQVRVKDQEEKSMQRSLLENENNVLKKALAELENEIASLKSSPQASVTLDDSEMKEMIEMLKKEVKQLEDEKLCFVEQLETLKHQPTSSTEANNEEQTEAFLEIKEQKLQETLTALSCCTLEKETLIAEVEVLDKQNQEATQHLIYLKEQLAQQKQDSDTAVEVLRLELGRSKSEVTRLESELELQKEKLSQSAYALNDMHMTKQQLQQTIQDIKEKLTKAQDSNADIRKENTELKKQLQTTTQQLSEAKHTLLKTNESTSVLQQNQSELEMAKLKQEALESRNSQEKALAENYELKMLTRKLREELERNEDSVTKTLLETNTKLEALKLEKKQLEEELSSAEKRLAEQSKCYQQTIEEITLARNLDATALQAEHERLLKLKQEKEFEITELKSKIDSIEADHQETKEMLASSVCGQKQLTELIKEKDMLMETMKERANELQKELEKNSDTVKDLELLKHQLEDKERQLSTIKEKNSHLKEEIDRMKDHQGRHHSVAEPKTLDIITELETEISHLKAKDSTSQEEMSLMKNTIEEQKANIAQLQNTIQEQEKDMDESKTQREHVTSMYKKVVFDKDKTIISLQETIDEIKKQFQRDVQVIHTDSPVILQEDKCHSINQENGDEKQDLSKAEIDRLVKGIKEKETEINLLNEKNLTLRKQLDQLVDSRTEVSKLSQIIQQKDLEIQALHARVTSGNFMQDVIYLQQQLQAYALEREQVLAVLNEKTRENSQLKSEYHRLMDIVAAKEAALLKLHAENQKMSELRDVGSEDMVRETIQNLSRIIREKDIEIDALTQKSQTLLTVLQSSSSGPGSESSGVSSNQFEELLQERDNLKQQMKKMEEWKQQVITTVKNMQHESAQLQEELLKLQTQVTADSDSNGKLYVDYNRLIQSYEQKERKLGSLSQELAQVQQSISQLSNTKDVLLGKLDLVSVEPKEISSQTSTVLHSAVPLSLDEQLKKLHEEVAIFKNMLEEKETVIRTLQENNHRLSNSFASSSENERKGQEEAAAERKQTKERLDGLQKSLREKDLLIKSKGDQLNSVSESLRNKENDNEVLKQAVTNLKERTLILEMDLRAVKEENEQIMSKSREKETEFRALQETNMQFSMLLREKEFESNSMREKASALERLLKEREQGKSGELNQLLNEVKSMQEKAALFQQERDQVMLALKQKQMEASAVQNELQYLRDKEQRLAQELERLRSHLIEMEESYTREAVAAEDRETELRRKVSVLEEKLVASSSAVENASQQASLQVDSLQEQLNIVVQQRDEALIHLNVSQEQVKQYAVSLSNLQMVLEQFQQEEKAMYSAELEKHKKENSELKRRTEKLEERASNLQARLDEANAALDSASRLTDQLDLKDEQIEELQKQVGLRKEMLEDAQNKLLNLLNNTEGKIDKVLMRNLFVGQFHTPKNKRPEVLRLMGSILGLKKEDMDELLIEEHRGVTGWMTGWLGGRNVQSVPNTPMKGTPASSFNTSFSELFVKFLEVESRPTPPPPKLSVFDIKPLGDAVAGKPSGVRAANLAGTAGADRRTDSNPFLAPCSAAVPLTTTATGSSSTGHLLMKPISDALPTFTPLPVSPDASAGAVLKDLLKE